The Saprospiraceae bacterium genome includes a window with the following:
- the tnpB gene encoding IS66 family insertion sequence element accessory protein TnpB, with protein MLGFGAHQRYYLYKGAVDMRKGYDGLSGLVRNELEADPMNGDVYVFFNRSRRTVKLLTWDRDGFVLYCKRLEGGCYEQLSGIIEGKTHLINYQHLIMLLSGISLIGLHQRPRYEMQKTG; from the coding sequence ATGTTAGGATTCGGAGCACATCAGCGGTATTATTTATACAAAGGTGCAGTAGATATGCGCAAGGGCTATGACGGATTGAGCGGTTTGGTACGTAATGAACTCGAAGCCGATCCGATGAATGGAGATGTGTATGTATTTTTCAACCGGAGTCGCCGGACTGTCAAATTACTGACATGGGATCGGGATGGCTTTGTGTTGTACTGCAAGCGATTGGAAGGAGGCTGTTACGAGCAACTCAGTGGTATCATAGAAGGCAAAACACATCTGATCAACTACCAGCATCTGATCATGTTGCTGAGTGGAATATCACTCATAGGACTACACCAACGACCGCGATATGAGATGCAAAAAACAGGATAA